Genomic DNA from Taurinivorans muris:
ATATTAAGCCACGCCAATGCCGAAGTAGGCTTTTTGCTGGCGACTCTCACGCTTATCACAGGCAGCCTTTGGGGAAAACATTCTTGGGGAGTTTGGTGGACATGGGATCCGAAACTCACCACAGCCCTTATCTTATGGTTCATTTTCGCGGCGTATTTGGTGATACGCACCATGCCCATGCCCCGTGAGCAAAAAAACAATATTGCCGCGGTTATCGCCATCATCGGCTTTTTAGATGTTCCCCTCGTCTTTTTCGCAACAAGGCTGTGGCGTTCCATCCACCCTGCTGTTTTTCATTCCGAAGGCGGCGGACTTGAACCCGCCATGGCGCACACCGTTGTTTTTTGCGTGCTTTCTTTCGCCTTTATCT
This window encodes:
- a CDS encoding cytochrome c biogenesis protein; the protein is MKHTYPAFLAASVVICTAIAQYLIYFYAPVEQTLGYAQKIFYYHLPVAWWAFVSFSFAALFAVLYLLKKEENFNILSHANAEVGFLLATLTLITGSLWGKHSWGVWWTWDPKLTTALILWFIFAAYLVIRTMPMPREQKNNIAAVIAIIGFLDVPLVFFATRLWRSIHPAVFHSEGGGLEPAMAHTVVFCVLSFAFIWLWLVRYRKQQLSQELKLETLKTKLLYQEEQE